Below is a genomic region from Catenuloplanes atrovinosus.
AAAAGTTGCACCGTCCTCTGTGTTCTTTCCGGCCCTACGGCCGACGGTGACGCAAGGTGTACCGGTAGTCGCGCGGTGGGACGCCGGCCGGGCATCCTCGTCGGCCATCACCAGCCCGCACACAGCCGGTGGTGGTCACGCTGGCGCCCGCCGCGGCCACTACGGACGCCGAGGCTACGCACTCACCCAACCGCCGTCGCGGTGCTAGGCCGGCCCCCGGCGACCCAGTCCAGCAGGTCGTCGACGAGTTCGGTCGCGTACGCGGCGGAGGCACCGTCGGCGGCGAAGAGCACCCGGTAGATGATGGGCGCCACCACCCGGTCCACGACCAGGCCGGCCGGCGGCACCGGTTCGTCGCGGCCGCGCGCCCGGGCGAGGATCTCCTCGATCTGCTCACGGGCGTAGGCCGTGCATCGGCCTCGCCGCTCGTTCCCCTCGCCGGACTCCGGCGCGCAGAGCACGTCACGCACCAGCTCCCGCCCGGGGCGGGAGGACATCTCCTCGGCGTACTGCTGCGACCAGGCCCGCAGGTCGGCGCGGAGCGTGCCGTGGTCGGCCGGCCCGGTGTCCGGGCGAAGCCGGCGCACGGCCACGTCGGCGAGCAGGTCGTGCAGGTCACCCCAGCGGCGGTAGATGGTCGACGGGGTGACGCCGGCCCGCTGCGCGATCGCCGGCACGCTCAGCGCCTCGCGCCCGCCAGTGGCCAGAAGCTCCTCGACGGCTCGGTGAACGGACTCCTGCACGCGGGCGCTGCGGCCGCCGGGACGGGGTCGGGTGGTCACCACACCACCTTAAAGCACAGAAGTTGCGTTAACGAACCGGCGTCGCTACCGTACTAACGCAAAGTTTTAGCTTTTTCGTCGGAGGAGGACCGTGTCCACGACATCCAGCCCCACCCGGGCCACGCCCTCACCCGGCACCGACCGGCGCGCCCTCACCGGCTACGCCACCGTCGTGCTGACCTTCATGGCCGCGGCGAGCGCACCCACCCCGCTCTACGCCGAATATCAGCGCGCCTGGCACTTCGCGCCCACCACGCTGACGGCCGTCTTCGCCGCGTACGCGGCGCCTCTGCTGCTGACCCTGGTCGCCACCGGCGCGCTCTCCGACCATCTCGGTCGCCGCGCGGTCGTGCTGGCCGCCATGGCCGTCGAAGCCGTCGCGCTGGCCACGTTCGCCGTCGCCGACGGCACCCCCGCACTGTTCGCCGCCCGGATCGTGCAGGGCCTGGCGACCGGTGCCGCCACCGGCGCACTGGCCGCCGCCATCGTCGATGCCGACCAGGTCCGCGGGGCCCTGGTCAACAGCGTCGCGCCGATCGCCGGGCTGGCCGTCGGCGCGCTCGGCACGGGTCTGCTCGTGACGTACGCCCCCGCCCCGCGCCAGTTGGTCTACCTGGTGCTGCTCGCCGTCCTGGCCGTGCAGGCCGCCGTGGTGGCCCGCACCCCCGACCGCTCGCCCCGGCGGCCCGGCGCGCTCGCCTCGCTGCGTCCCCGGTTCGCGGTGCCCGCCACGGCCCGCTCCGCGCTGCTGCGGGTGACGCCGGTCGAGGTCGCGGTCTGGGCGCTCGGCGGCTTCACGCTCTCCCTCGGCCCGTCGCTGGCCCGCGCACTGAGCGGCCTGGACTCGCCGCTGACCGGCGGCCTGACCACCTTCGCCCTGCTCGGCGCCGGCGCGGCCGCGGTGCTCGGCCTGCACCACCAGCCGGCCGGACGCATCCTGCTGATCGGCGCGGCCGCCCTCACCGCCGGGTCCGCGATCTCGGTCGCGGCCGTGCTGACCGGCTCCTTCCCGCTGCTGCTGGCGGGCACGATCGTCTCCGGCGCCGGCTTCGGAACCGGCTTCCTCGGCGCGGTCCGCACCATCGCCCCGCTGGCCGCCCCGGCCGAACGCGCCGGCCTGATGGCCACCTTCTACGTCATCAGCTACCTGGCGATGAGCGTGCCGGCCGTCGGCGCCGGACTGGCCGTAGCCCGCGGCGGGCTGCTGCCCACCGCCGCCGGCTACGGCACGGTGGTCGCGCTGCTCAGCCTGGCCGGCCTGATCTCCACGCTGCGCACCCGTACCACCCCGATCGGAGCACGCCCATGACAGGGATACCGCGGCCCGGCTCGCCGGTCTTCCCCTGGCGCCCGAGCGCCACGCGGTCGTCGCCGTGACCGAGCCGCTCACCGACTACCCGCTCGACCGTCCCGCGCCGGTCACGGCCGCACCGGAGGTGACCCATGCGTCCGAGCCGGCTTCGCCGAGCTGGCCGTCGAAGACAACAGTCATGCTGCACCTTATTGCAGAAGGTAGTTCCGCTCGGGCCCGCTGATCCGACGATATCCCGGCAAGCTTCCATCCGCCGTTGGCGACGTGCGGGCAATACAGCGTGGCGCCCGGGTGCAGCCCTCCTCTTCGCTGCGAGAGCGCGGTCAGCGGCGCGGCCGGCCGCAGCCACCGCGGCATCCCTGCTGAGATCCCGCGGTGGCTGCTCGCTACCGACTCAGACGCAGAAGCTTCCCTGCCCCTGGACCTCCATGCATCTGCGGTAGTCCACGAATCGGGCGCCGCTGAAGACGAACGATCGAACTCCGCGGTACAACATCCACGAGCCGTTGTCGTAAACCCTGGATCCGTTGACTTTCCAGACCAGATAAAAGCGTGCCGTGATCTCACTTCCGCCGGTCTTGTCGTACATGATGTCCGTGGATTGACCGTTGTCGACACCGCGGGCACACAGGTGACCGTTGCTCAGTTCAAGGCAGGTGGCCCATCCTGGGTGCGCCTGGGCCGCGGCCGGAGCGGCCACGACACCGACGGCGGACACGACAGCCGCCAAGAAGGCGGCGGCCAGTGACCGACTGAACGATTTCCGCATAGCTTCAACCTTCATGCTCTTCTCCCCCGGTTTGTGGTGTCGAGTGGATGACCGGCCGGTCCTTCCGTGCCACAAGTCTCGGACCGCGCGGCGCCGTTGTCGTTAGCACCGGGCGCACAGCCCTACGCACTCCGCGCACATTGATGGGCCTGGCTACGGTGGGGGCGTGTCGAGGAGGCCGGGAGCCATGCTCACTGTGTTCGACAGCGCCACGATCGCCCCGCAGGACCGCCTGGAGGCCTGGCGGGAGATCACCGCCGCCTCGCTGGCGCCGACGGCGATCGACTGTCCCGAACCCGAGGCGTTCTCCGCCCACCTCCGCGCGGTGCCGCTCGGCGGCGCGCAGATCACCTCGCTGGCCTACACGGCGCTGGCGGCCCGGCGGACGCCGCGCGAGATCCGCCGGTCCGACCCGGAGTACTACCAGGTCGGCCTCATCCGGGCCGGCCGGCAGGGCGTCGCGCAGAACGACGCCAGCGCCCTGCTCGGCTGCGGCGACCTGGTGATCTACGACAGTTCCCGGCCGTTCGAGGCGGTGGTCAGCGCAGACTCGCGCGCGGAGTCGGTGGTGCTGCAGTTCGGCAAGCGCATGCTGCCGCTGCCCGCCAAACAGGTGGCCGGGCTCTGCGCCGTCTCGCTACCCGGCGCCGAGGGAATCGGCCGCCTGCTGGCCACATTCCTCGCCTCGATGGCCGACGGCCGCACCCGCTGCACCGAACGCGACGCCCTGCGCCTCGAGACCATCGCGGTGGACCTGACCACCGCCGTGCTGGCGCACCACCTGGAGCGGGACAACCCGCCGCTGTGCTCCCCCACCCGCACCCTCTACCTGCGCATCGTCGCCTTCATCGAGCAGAATCTGCACGATCCGGACCTGAGCCCGGTCACCATCGCCCTAGCTCACCGGATCTCCGCGCGCTACCTGCACCGGATCTTCCAGCAGCACCACCCGGTCAGCGTCGCCGGCCACATCCGGACCCGCCGCCTGGACCAGGCCCGCCGCGACCTGGCCGACCCGCGCCTCGGCCACCTCACCATCGCCGCCATCGCCCGCCGCTGGGGTTTCCCCCGCCCGGCCGACTTCAGCCGCGCCTTCCACCGCCAGACCGGCGTACCACCACGCGACTACCGCAACAGCGCCTGACCTGCCGCCGGCGCGGGCACGGCAGACGTCCATGACGCGACGGGCGTCTCCGGCGACCAACGGACCGGCAAGGATCACCGGAGCCCCCAGGTCCCCTGATCTTGGATGTCCGTCCAAACGGGGCAGGCCCAGATCGGAACGGTCATCGTTCCGAGGCGACGCGGCGAAGGATGTCGACGAAGACCTCGGTCGACTGTGCGCCGGATATACGGTACCGGCCATCGATGACGTGAAACGGGACGGCTTTCGCACCCAGCGCGCGTGCCCGGGTCTGGTCGTGGTCCACGGCGGCGGCGCACTCACCGCTGGTGAGCGCGTCGCCGGCCGGACCGGCGTCCAGACCCGACCCGTCCTACGTGACGGCCCTCGGCGAAGTACGCCGCGTAGAGGCGTTTGCTCATCGCGTCGCGCATCCCGACCGCCTCGGCATGATGCAACAGTTGCAGGGCCAGGTGCGAGTTGGTCGGCCGTATCCGGAACGGCTCGTAGGCCAAGCCCGCCTCGTGTCCGCCATGATGACCCTTCCGAAAAATGGGGTGGTACACCGCTTAAGATATGGAGGGCCACCCCAGTTGTCAACGCTAAGCTGGGGGCCTACCCCGTTCGCCGCTCGGGAGGAGTCTTGTCGTGTCGGTATCCGTGCCGCCCAGACGCGCCGACGCCCGGCGGAACTACGACCGGATCCTGCGTGCCGCCGAGGTCGAGGTCGCCGATCACGGGGCGGAGGCGTCGCTGGAGGAGATCGCACGCCGTGCCGGGGTGGGGTCGGCGACCCTGCACCGGCACTTCCCGTCGCGGCGCGAGCTTCTCCAGGCCGTGTTCCACGACCGGGTCGAGGCCCTGTGCGCTCGCGGACGGCTCCTGACCGAAACCGACGAAGCGCATTCCGCGCTGCGCGAATGGCTCACCGACCTCACGGTCTTCGGCGCCACCACGCGGGGCATGGCCCGCTCCCTGGTGCTGGATCCGAACCAGAGCGCGCCGAGTTCCGATGGGAGTTGCGAAACGATGCTCGCGACGGTCGGCGGCGCACTGCTGGCGAAGGCTCAGCGCACCGGCGCCGTCCGGGGCGACATTTCAATCCTCGACCTGCTCATGCTCGTCAACGCCGTGTCGCTGGTCACCGAGGGAAGCACCGATGCGGCGGACGCGGCGCGCCGCCTCCTGAATCTGGCCTTGGAGGGCATCCGATTCCCGGAGGCTTGACGGGCGGTTCCGGCGCTCACGCACGGGCGAGGAATCCGCGCCCGGCCTCCCGGGTGGTCGTGGAGCAGGCCGATGACGCAGGAGCCGAGTGCTCGGCCATCGCCGCTTCCATCTCGCCCGGGTAGACGTCGGCGCCACCGACGAGGATCATGTCGCGCGGCGTACGATCGCGTCGTGATCGGTCCACGGCTGCGTGAGCTGCGCACGGCGGCCGGCCTGACGCTCACGTCGGCCGCGCGCTACGCGGGCATCGCACACAGCACGCTCTCCCGCCTGGAGACCGGGCGGCTGCGGCCCACGCTGGACCAGCTCGTCCCGCTGGCCCGCCTGTACGGCGTCACGCTCGACGAGCTCGCCTCACCTTCGCCCGGGCCGGCGGACCGGCCCGGGCTGCACCGGCACGGCGCGACGTACCTGCCGCTGAACCGGCGCCCGGGCGGCATCCAGGCCTACCGGGTGACCGCGCCCGGCTTGGCCGGTCCGAACGAGCCGGCGCCGTGCGGGCACGAGGGATTCCAGTGGCTGCACGTGCTCGGCGGCACGCTCCGGCTCGTGCTCGGCGACCGCGACCTGCGGCTGCGCGACGGGGAGTCCGCGGAGTTCGACACCCGCGTGCCGCACTGGATGAGCAACGCCACCGCGGCGCCGCTGGAGATGGTCGTCCTGTTCGGACGCCAGGGCGAACGGCCGTCCATCACGGTACGGGCCGCGCCCGCCTGATGTGCGGATCGGGACATTCCTTGGCGTCCGCCGCACGATGCGGAAAACCTGGGGCGCGTGCAGATCAACACCTGCCGGCCTTCGGGTCGGCCACAAGATTCGTAGTCGCGGGCCGGCAGGCGGTCAGCCAGGCCAGGGTCCGCTCGACCAACCACCCGCCCGGGGGGGGTGGACGGCGAAGCCACACTGATCAGTGGGGTTGCGGACGATCTCGATCGTGGTGTGCGACAAGTTCTCCGGCGAAGCCCTGGTCGGCCCGAAAACATGCCGGATCGGCGTCGCCGCGTAGACGGCGAGCGAAGTCGGCTTGCGCGCTGCGCCCGGCCGCCAGCCTCAACGAGGGGACCGCAGCCGTCGGGGGTTCCGCGAGTCTGCTTATCCGGCGCTTATCAGCATTTCCCTACCGTGCCGGGCTATGTCGATCGTGCCCTCCGGCGACGTGCCGGTGTTCAGCGAAGAGGACGTGCTGCCGCTGTTCGAGAACCGGCTCCGGCCGGTCCTCGACGTGTTCGCGGCGTCGTACGAGGTGCTCGCCGCGGATGACGGCAGCCGGGACGCCACGCCGCTCGTCCTGGAGGGGATGCGCCACCGATGGCCGCGGCTGCGGGTCGCCCGGCTCCGGCGCGACAACGGACACCCGAAGGCGCTCACCGCCGGCCCGCACCGCGCCCGCGGTGAATACGTGGCCAGCGTCGACGCCGGCCGCCAGAATCCGTCGGAGACCGTCGCCACGATGCTACGGCTCGGCCACGTGTCCGGGCGCGACGTGGTGCCCGGCATACGGGCGGACCGCAGCAGTGACACCCGGTTCAAGCGCTGGACCGGCGGGCTGTACCACCGGCTCGTCCGTCGCCTGGTCGGCGCCGGAGACTTCCGGCTGCTCGACCGCCGGGCGGTGGACGCGCTCACCGGTCCGCGGGAGCACCTGCCGGTCTACCGCCTGATCTTCACCACTCTCCAGGGCAGGACCGCGTACGTGGTCGCCTCCGGCTCGGAGATGGCGGCGAACCGGTGACGCAACTCGCCATCGCCGTTCCCGTCGTGGACCGGGCGCCGGCCGGCGCCGGTTCGCCATGGCGGGCCGCGTTCCTCACGGCGTTCGCCGCATGGCTGGCCGCTACCGCCGTCCGTCTCGCGGTCACGGCGCTGAGCCCGACAACCGTGCTGAACTGGACCCAGTGGGACGCGCTGCATTACGTACGCATCGCCGAGGAGGGTTATCCGGCGGACGGGCCGGGCTACCCGGCTTTCTTCCCGTTGTATCCGCTGCTGATCCGGCTCGCCGACCCGTTCCTGCCGGGCGGTGTCCTGATCAGCGCATCGGTCGTCGCCAACGTCACCGCGATCGGCGCGCTGGCCTTGCTGCACCGGCTGGCCGCCCACGAGATCGACCCGGAGACAGCTCACCGGGCGGTCTGGTACCTGACCGCGTCCCCGATGGGCTTCTTCCTGTTCATCGGCTACAACGAGTCGCTGTTCCTGCTGCTGTCGATCGGCGCCCTCTACGCCGCCCGCCACGGCCACTGGTGGCTGGCCGGCAGCCTCGGCGCGTTGTCGTCCGCCACCCGGCTGTTCGGCGTCCTGCTTGTGCTGCCGCTGGCGATCGAGTATCTGCGTCAGACCGGCTGGCGACCGCGCCGGATCCGGCCGGACGTGCTGGGGATCGCGCTGGTGCCACTGGGCGTGGCCGCCTACAGCCTGTACTGCTGGCAGGAGATGGGCAGCCCGCTGGCGTTCAGCATCGCCCAGGACGAGTGGAACCGCCGGTACACCCTCCCGGGTGGGGCGTGGCTGGTCGCGGCCGGGCAGTGGGACGGGTGGCTGGGCCCGCGGACCCTGGGCACGATCATCGACGCAGGCTCGATGCTGGTCGCCATGGTACTGCTGGTCCTGTGCGTGATGGGCCGGTTCCGGTTCCGGCCCGACCAGTTCTATCTGGTGGCGTACTCGGCGCTGTGCCTGCTCCTGGTGCTGTCGACGGAGGTGGGCGGCCGGGCGTTGCAGTCGGCGCCGCGATACGCGATGGAGGCGGTGGCGATCGTCCTGGTGCTGGCCCGGATGGGCACCTGGCGGCTGGTCGACCGGCTCGTGCTCACCGTCGGCATGACGCTGCACGCCGTACTACTGATGATCTTCATGACCGGCACGTACCTGATCGCCTGAGCCGAGTCACGGGCATCCCGGCCGGGCGTCGACGACTCCACCAGCACCTCATCGGCTGTCGGCTGAGTGCATGGCCTCGGCGTTTGTAGTGGCTGAGTCGGGCTCGGCGCGGCCCCGACAGGCGTGAGCGGCATGAGCGTCGAACGCTCGGGCGCGGATCTCGGGCGCCGGCCACGACGTCCACCTGGACAGCCCGGCCGAGTGGCGCGCCGCCGTGGAGGACTTCCTGGCGCAACCAGCTCCGCGGCAAGTCCCGGACGGTCAGGCGCCGCCGCGGTAGCGGATTCCCGGCGCCCCGCTCGCGGACGTACGCGGCAGGACCGCAGGCACCTCGATGCGGTTCGTGGCCGGGACCGCCTGGTCGTGGACCAACGCGATCGGTGCGCTGGCGACCGAGGGGATGGCGATGCGCGCGCCGCAGCCGCCCGAAAAGGGCATCATGCGGTGGTATGCGCCAGGCTAGGTCTGACGCGTCATACCGGACCTGACGCGTCAGACCAGCTGACGTGCGAACCATGGAGGGGTCCCGTGACCGACCCGCTCATCCCCCGATCGGGTTGCCCGTATTTTCCAGACTAAGAACAACGGTAAGCAGTTGATCTAGGGCTTTACCTGCGACGGCTTCCTCAGGGCGGCCGGCTGGCCGGTCGCCGTTTTCGTGGCTCCCGGCACGTGGGACGCAAGATCAGCGGCGGCGCCGCCGACCAGCCCGCTGATCCGGTGGGCGGCGGCACCGACCGGCGGTGCCCCCGCCGCCTGCCGGCGTGGCGTTATCGGCCTACGCACGGAAGACCGGTGACCAGCCTGCCGCCGTTGTTGTGGTCGTAGAGCGCGAACCGGAAGGCCGCGCTGGTCCTCGGCCCGTACCGGCCGTCCACCGACAGGCCCCCGAGCTGGCCTTGGGCGTAGCGCACGGCTGCCTCGGTCAGGGTGCCGAATTGGCCGTCCGGGGCAAGCGACCGGCCGAAGCAGTGGTTCAGGCTCTCCTGAAGCGCCTTCACCCCGATGTTCCGGCTGCCCTTGGCCAGGACGCAGTTGAAGTTCCCGGAGCCCGACCCGAGCGACGGCACGTGCGTGTAGTAGCCGGTGCCGGCGTGGCGCAGGCTGGTGAAGCTGTCGCAGTCGATCTCGGCCGCGGCAGCCGGCGCCGCCGCCACCCCGGTCATGGCCAGCGCGAACGCCGCCACCGCGGCGGACCTGCGGATTGTTGAGCGCATCGACATTGCCTTCTCCTGACGTGGTGCGATCTCCGTGGGCTTCCGCCGGGGGTCGTCGAGCGCGGTGACACCATCGGCCACGGACGAATGCGATGGCATCCTCTGGTTACCGCTCGATCCCGGTGCGATCCCATTCCCGCCATCCGGCCGGGCTGGACGCCCGTGCCCGGCTGGGGGGAACCAGGGCGACGACCACCTCGAGGACGGCCCGCAGGCCGAACGCTCCCGCGGCCCGGCGTCTGCTCCTCAGCATGTGAGCCCCCCTCTGCTCTCGAACGCCGTCGTCGCGGTTCCTGTCTAGCGACATCCGAGTTGTCTGGGCCCTGCTCAGGGTCGTCAGACAAACAACTCCGGACAACTCTGGCGTCGCCACCACCATTACGGATCGCGGAGCACGCTTCGGCCGTAGCAGCCCGGCGGGGTGGGATCACCTCCGGCGACGGGCCCGGACTCATCCGTTCGGGCCCGTCGCCGGGTGCGGTCAGAACGGGGTGCCGCCCTGGTAGATGCTGATGTCTCCGATGGTCATGGTCCGGATCGCCGCGGATCGGGCCGGGACGGCGCTGGAGGCCATCGCGACGTTGAGGACGATGAAGGCCTCGTTGCCGAACGGCCAGGTCCGGCCGGACGCGGCGGCGTCGGAGGCCCAGAAGGTCATGGTGGGCTTGCGGTCGATGTAGAAGCGGACGACGTGCTTGTCGAAGTACACGCCGTAGCGGTGGGCCTTGGAGTCGAGCGGGACGCCGAGGTCGGTGGTGCCGCCGGCGTCGCCCCAGCCGTAGGGCAGGTCGGTGTCCGGGGCGCCGATCTTGGACATGTGCATGGCGGTGTGGGCGATGGTCGGGGTGGCGCCCTTGCCCTCGAGGATGTCGAGTTCGCCGGCGGCCGGCCAGCCCACCTGCTTGACGTTGGCGCCGAGCAGCCAGAAGGCGGGCCACACGCCGGTGCCGACCGGAGCGATGATGGCGCTCTCCACGTAGGAGCCTGGCTTGATCGTCACCTTGCCCTGGGTAGTCAGGCGGGCGCTGGTGAAGTCGCGGGTGATCCCGTCGGTGCCCTTGACGGTCTGGCGGCGGGCGGTGATCGCTAGCCGGCCGGCGCCGTCGAGGTAGGAGTTGGCGGTGCTGGTGGTGTAGGTCTGCAGTTCCCGGTTGCCCCAGCCGTTGCCGCCGGTCTCGTGGTTCCAGACCGAGGCGGACGGGGCGGTGCCGGCCTTGCCGGCGAAGGAGATCACCCGGTCCGGCTTCGGGGCGGCCTTGGCCGGCATGGCCGCGACGTGCTCCCGCACGGTCAGGCCGGTGACCTGGAACCGGAACGCGCCCGAGGCCGGCAGGGCCAGGTAGACGGCGGTGTCGGCGTGCGCGGCGGCGGTTGCGACAAAGGTGCGGGTGATCAGGTGCCACGACGTGTCGGTGTATGTGCCGTACACGGCGGCGTCGGCGGGACGGTGCGCGTAGTTGCCGTTGGCCAGCAGAATGCCGATCGACTGGTTACTGCCGCGGGAGTCACGAACCCAAGCCTGCATCCGGTAGGTCTTGCCGACGGTGAAAAAAGAGACCGGGTTCCGCAGCGGCGCCAGCGCCAGCGCCCAACTGCCCGACCCACCGGCGCGGGAGATTTCCATGGCGGTCTTGGCGGGGAACGGGCCGCTGACGTCGGTCACCCGGCGCAGCGCGACTGTTCCGGCGGCGGAAGCCGCGGTCCAGCCGTGATTCACGCCGGCGACGGTGCCGTCCAGAACGGCCTCAACGGTGGCGGCCTGGGCGGAGGGCATCCCCGGGAGGACGAGCGTGGCGGCGACGGCGAGCGTCGCGGTCAGAGCGGCATGTCGGGCGGTCAGGGTCCGGCGGTCGCGTCGGGTCCAGCTCATCAGGGAACGCAGCGGTATCAGCACCTTCGATAGGGAGCAACAGAAGCGCTCAGCGCTATGCAGGCCCTATCGGGGCGACTGGAGATTGTATGAGCACGGCACCGAACCGCAACGGATACACACCAAATTTGCCTCCGCGGCCCGAATATCCGCCCATTCGTTTTCCACGGATACACGAACGTTTCCACCGCCACCTCGCGGGTGTAGAGCGTCGGCTGATCGCGGCGTACGAGCGCCTGCCATGCCCCTGTCGGCTACGTACGTGAATCGACCGCGCCGCCTGGCCACCGGCCGGCCGTAGCACCGGCATGGCGTACCAACCCAGGGCCTTGCTGACGTGCGCTGGTCCGCACCGCCGCCTGCCGTCGTAGCGGGCCGAGGTACGGCCCCACACCGACGCGGCCGGGCAGTCCCGCAGGCTCCGGCACACGCCGGATTACCACGGCGACCTCGCAGGTCCGTGCAGGGCATCAGGTACGCGGAGGCTCTCGTCGGTGCAGTGGCTCGGGAACTCGCCAGGCACGGCTGAACTACCCACGGTCACCGCCGAAAGTACGCCAGAGT
It encodes:
- a CDS encoding TetR/AcrR family transcriptional regulator, which encodes MTTRPRPGGRSARVQESVHRAVEELLATGGREALSVPAIAQRAGVTPSTIYRRWGDLHDLLADVAVRRLRPDTGPADHGTLRADLRAWSQQYAEEMSSRPGRELVRDVLCAPESGEGNERRGRCTAYAREQIEEILARARGRDEPVPPAGLVVDRVVAPIIYRVLFAADGASAAYATELVDDLLDWVAGGRPSTATAVG
- a CDS encoding MFS transporter, translating into MSTTSSPTRATPSPGTDRRALTGYATVVLTFMAAASAPTPLYAEYQRAWHFAPTTLTAVFAAYAAPLLLTLVATGALSDHLGRRAVVLAAMAVEAVALATFAVADGTPALFAARIVQGLATGAATGALAAAIVDADQVRGALVNSVAPIAGLAVGALGTGLLVTYAPAPRQLVYLVLLAVLAVQAAVVARTPDRSPRRPGALASLRPRFAVPATARSALLRVTPVEVAVWALGGFTLSLGPSLARALSGLDSPLTGGLTTFALLGAGAAAVLGLHHQPAGRILLIGAAALTAGSAISVAAVLTGSFPLLLAGTIVSGAGFGTGFLGAVRTIAPLAAPAERAGLMATFYVISYLAMSVPAVGAGLAVARGGLLPTAAGYGTVVALLSLAGLISTLRTRTTPIGARP
- a CDS encoding AraC-like ligand-binding domain-containing protein, with protein sequence MLTVFDSATIAPQDRLEAWREITAASLAPTAIDCPEPEAFSAHLRAVPLGGAQITSLAYTALAARRTPREIRRSDPEYYQVGLIRAGRQGVAQNDASALLGCGDLVIYDSSRPFEAVVSADSRAESVVLQFGKRMLPLPAKQVAGLCAVSLPGAEGIGRLLATFLASMADGRTRCTERDALRLETIAVDLTTAVLAHHLERDNPPLCSPTRTLYLRIVAFIEQNLHDPDLSPVTIALAHRISARYLHRIFQQHHPVSVAGHIRTRRLDQARRDLADPRLGHLTIAAIARRWGFPRPADFSRAFHRQTGVPPRDYRNSA
- a CDS encoding DsbA family oxidoreductase; the encoded protein is MDAGPAGDALTSGECAAAVDHDQTRARALGAKAVPFHVIDGRYRISGAQSTEVFVDILRRVASER
- a CDS encoding TetR/AcrR family transcriptional regulator translates to MSVSVPPRRADARRNYDRILRAAEVEVADHGAEASLEEIARRAGVGSATLHRHFPSRRELLQAVFHDRVEALCARGRLLTETDEAHSALREWLTDLTVFGATTRGMARSLVLDPNQSAPSSDGSCETMLATVGGALLAKAQRTGAVRGDISILDLLMLVNAVSLVTEGSTDAADAARRLLNLALEGIRFPEA
- a CDS encoding helix-turn-helix domain-containing protein, giving the protein MIGPRLRELRTAAGLTLTSAARYAGIAHSTLSRLETGRLRPTLDQLVPLARLYGVTLDELASPSPGPADRPGLHRHGATYLPLNRRPGGIQAYRVTAPGLAGPNEPAPCGHEGFQWLHVLGGTLRLVLGDRDLRLRDGESAEFDTRVPHWMSNATAAPLEMVVLFGRQGERPSITVRAAPA
- a CDS encoding glycosyltransferase, giving the protein MSIVPSGDVPVFSEEDVLPLFENRLRPVLDVFAASYEVLAADDGSRDATPLVLEGMRHRWPRLRVARLRRDNGHPKALTAGPHRARGEYVASVDAGRQNPSETVATMLRLGHVSGRDVVPGIRADRSSDTRFKRWTGGLYHRLVRRLVGAGDFRLLDRRAVDALTGPREHLPVYRLIFTTLQGRTAYVVASGSEMAANR
- a CDS encoding mannosyltransferase family protein — encoded protein: MTQLAIAVPVVDRAPAGAGSPWRAAFLTAFAAWLAATAVRLAVTALSPTTVLNWTQWDALHYVRIAEEGYPADGPGYPAFFPLYPLLIRLADPFLPGGVLISASVVANVTAIGALALLHRLAAHEIDPETAHRAVWYLTASPMGFFLFIGYNESLFLLLSIGALYAARHGHWWLAGSLGALSSATRLFGVLLVLPLAIEYLRQTGWRPRRIRPDVLGIALVPLGVAAYSLYCWQEMGSPLAFSIAQDEWNRRYTLPGGAWLVAAGQWDGWLGPRTLGTIIDAGSMLVAMVLLVLCVMGRFRFRPDQFYLVAYSALCLLLVLSTEVGGRALQSAPRYAMEAVAIVLVLARMGTWRLVDRLVLTVGMTLHAVLLMIFMTGTYLIA
- a CDS encoding peptidoglycan-binding domain-containing protein, translating into MADGVTALDDPRRKPTEIAPRQEKAMSMRSTIRRSAAVAAFALAMTGVAAAPAAAAEIDCDSFTSLRHAGTGYYTHVPSLGSGSGNFNCVLAKGSRNIGVKALQESLNHCFGRSLAPDGQFGTLTEAAVRYAQGQLGGLSVDGRYGPRTSAAFRFALYDHNNGGRLVTGLPCVGR
- a CDS encoding glycoside hydrolase family 16 protein, encoding MSWTRRDRRTLTARHAALTATLAVAATLVLPGMPSAQAATVEAVLDGTVAGVNHGWTAASAAGTVALRRVTDVSGPFPAKTAMEISRAGGSGSWALALAPLRNPVSFFTVGKTYRMQAWVRDSRGSNQSIGILLANGNYAHRPADAAVYGTYTDTSWHLITRTFVATAAAHADTAVYLALPASGAFRFQVTGLTVREHVAAMPAKAAPKPDRVISFAGKAGTAPSASVWNHETGGNGWGNRELQTYTTSTANSYLDGAGRLAITARRQTVKGTDGITRDFTSARLTTQGKVTIKPGSYVESAIIAPVGTGVWPAFWLLGANVKQVGWPAAGELDILEGKGATPTIAHTAMHMSKIGAPDTDLPYGWGDAGGTTDLGVPLDSKAHRYGVYFDKHVVRFYIDRKPTMTFWASDAAASGRTWPFGNEAFIVLNVAMASSAVPARSAAIRTMTIGDISIYQGGTPF